A segment of the Peptoclostridium acidaminophilum DSM 3953 genome:
TCAGGCTACGGGCGCGGGACTTTTGGCTGGTTCCAAGCAAAGCTCTTATTCGAAATTTGCAAAGGTCAAAAGCGTTGTTGTGCACGCCAAGCGCAATGTCATTTACGTAAACGAGAATCTCGAGCACAATCAGGTGTATGCGGCAAGAGAGGATTTCGATGCAGTGCTTGAGCACATTCTTGGCCACTGCAAGAAGGCGAAGGTTACATACAAATCAAAGCCTTAAGGCATTCTGATAAAGCCGGTGGATTTGAGTACATAAATGGGGAAATAAGTTCCGAAGGGATGGGTTGTGATTTATGCAAAATGAACTTTCAATATCGAAAAGTCAGGCTGCGCCGCAAATTGACGATGCAACGCTGGGGCCGGCTCGTTATTTGATCGGAAGCATTAAGCGGAGTCTTAGCGGAATAGGGGCCTTGCTGAAAACGCCGAAGCTGCTTTTGCCTACTGTATTTATGGCGATTATGTGGTTTGCGCTTTCTTATCTTAAGATGTATTTGCCGGCTTCTGGAGCCGTGTTTGCTCTGAGCCTCATATTCTTTGCGCAGGGCGGCATGTATGCGGGGCTGCTGGGAGCCATCGGTGGAATAATAGGCAAGGCGTTCTTTGCATGGTTTGTGACTAACGCTCTTATGCCGGTTCTTACGGGCAAGAAGGCCCCAAAATCAGTGAAGATGAAAATAGGACCAGCTTTTGTTATAAGCGATATGCGGGGTTTTGCGCTTTTTATGGCGGGCGCGGGAATCGCGCTTGTAATATACAATTTCCTAACGGGCAACGCAAGCCTTGAAAACAGCGTCATTGGCCTTACGGCCATTGTGGCTTGCCTGAGGTCACTCAAGAATCCCTCGGGGTTCCTGGTAGGATTCCTGCGCTCATTCACCAAGGGGAGGCTTTCAAGGCCGAGGGCCGGCCACTGCGTGGTAGGAATGATGCTTGGTTTTGCCCTTGGTATAGGCTCATCGTTTTTGACTACCGGGGGGCTTTGCTACACGCTGGGCGGCATTCTGATTGCAATATCGATAGTCTTAGCCGCATTGTTCAGGGGAAGGCGGGTTCCTGCAGCTGCGATGATTGTAATGCTGCTTATGGGAGTTATGGCTCCTGCGCTTGGGGTTGCGCAGGCTGAGCAAAAGTGGATGGATCCGTACGAGGCGTACGGTGTGGCAAAGGGAGACTACGAGGCTCTAAAGGCTGCCATTGCAAAGAAGCCTTTCTATGGGGCGAAGGTTGAACCCATGGGCATGACATTTGGTACATATTACGGGATAGTCCCAAACGCGCAGGAGATAACAATCATGGGCGGCAGGGAGACTACGATTGACCTTGAGATATCTTCACCGTCTCTTGAGGACTTGCACAACAAGACTGACGTCTACAGCTATCTTAGCGCTAAGTTCAAGGGAAGGGCGTCCTTCTTTTATGACGAGGCGGCGCTCAGCTCGGAGCATCCTTACGAGAGCGATCAGGGGCAGAACCGTCTACCGATAGTGGCCAGGAGCGTGGGAGACTATTCGGGTTATGAGATAAACCGTTCGGATTATGGAAGCGGGGCTGCGCCCTTGAATTTTAATATAAAGGGCAGCGAAAGCGCATATCCCGTGGTTTTCGACTCATTCGAAAGTATCAGGGAAGGCCTGTTGACTGACACGGAATACAGCGTGTACGGCCAGCAGGCTTTCAGTTATGATCCCGGGCAGCTTTTTATGGTGGCGAAGCTTGCGGGAGGCACAGAGATAAGGATGAGCGACGGAGATGTGATTCAGGGAGAGATGGCTAGCGAGCTTCATCTTTGCGTCAAGGAGATAATGCTCGATGCCCCGTCGGGCGCAACTGAGAAGGTCAGCACGGTATGGGTGCTTGACGATGTGATTATAGACAATCCTAATGAAGGGGGCGGATATTTTCACACTGAAGTGGCAAACGGAAGAATATTCGAATCTTCAGGTGGCGGCGAAGGGGACGACTACGGTGCCACTGAGTATACATGGACTCTGCCTCCGGAGCGCATTGAGCTCGGGCGGGAAGACGAGATACAGATCAAGAAGCGGATTACATGGCAAGGGGATCATTTTACGGCCCAATGCGGATACATGCTGGGCAGAGTTTACATAACTACGATTCCAGAGGGGGAAAGTGAATATAAGGCCGTATATGAAGGCTATTTCGCGGCTCCGGGGAAGGAGGCCACGTCTACAACGCTTTACGGGAACAATCTGGACCCGGGACAGTATGTGGAGTCGCTCTACACTGTCAAGCGGGTAACCAGCCGAACTGGAGACGGGCCGTACGACGATTTGGATTCTGAAAACAGCCGAATGGTAATAGAAATATCGGCTTTTGGAAGCGGCAGCGTGACATACGTATACAAGCTTTCCACGGAAGCTGTATACGGAGAGACTGCTCCCGGCGGCGAAGACGGTGACGGCCTGCTTGGAGGTCTTCTGGAGCCATGGGAGCACGAGTGGGATGAGCGCGCTGACGAAATTGAAACGGGCGCTATAGGCGCCGCCTCGGCTCTGGCGGGCCTAGTAGGTGCAGGAGCTGCAGCGGCAGGAGGCTTTGGTGGCCCGGGAGGCCCGGGAGGTTTTTTCAGGACCAAAAGGGAGGGCATGGACTACGATCCAAGCGACGGCACGCTTGTTGTGACTTCGCCGAGCGGCTCTCAGGAGATTTACCGGCTGAATCCCGTCACAGGTGAATTTGAAAGCTCATACGGCTCGACTCTGAACCTTGGCGATGTGGACAGGGCAAGGGAAGATCACAGAAGAGACCTTGCAAATGCCGCTAAAGACAGGCAGAGAATGGAAAACAGGACGGACGGCGATTCGGAATACTGGCGCAAGGTGAACCGCCTGGAGCATCTTAGAGAAAAACTGGAGCGCGAAGGCAAAGGCGACACCGATTTGCTTAGCACGAAAATGGCCAGGAGGCTCGAGCGGATCCAAAATGACATACACAGCGGCAAAGGGCTTGACGAGAAGGGCTACAGAGCCGTAAGAGATGCCTACGGTAAATACACAAGAGGTGAAATCGGCAACAGCAGGGATCTGCCAGGAGAATATACAAGTTGGCAGAATACCAAGGACATGATTTCCATGAGTACGGAGGAGATTTCAAGGGGCGAAAGCGGCAAAGCCGTAGCGCTGAGGATTTTGGTTGGCATGGCGACCGGCGGCAGCTCGGAATTCGGATTTGAGGCCGCCCGTTCAATATACATTGTCAAGGACTACGTCGACGCCGGGGGAGACAGCTGGAGAGAGGCCGTGAGCAGGGCTGCACTTCAGACGGTTGTGGACGAAGGCATAGGCCGCGCCGCAGGCTTGGGACTCAACCTGGTGGGAAAAGCCGGCTCTTTTGCGGCGAATATGGCTTCGAAGACCAGGCTTGGAAGGGCAGCTGTGGATGGCGCCAAGAATCTGGCCGGCAGGGCTTCGAACTTCCTGGGACAAAATGTGGGAGATTTGGCCAAGAAAGCGCTTGGAAGCTCGGCCAACAAGGCGGACGATGCTGCAAGGGCTCTTAAGGCTGCAAATGCGGCCAATGCTATAAAAGCCGCCAACAAGCAGCTCGATGACGCAATAAAAGCATCGAGCCAGCAGGCGGATGATGCCGCAAAAGCCTTGGGCAGCAAAGCGGACGATGCGGCAAAATCCGTAGCAAAACAGGCAGATGATATGGGTAAAGCTGTTGGAGGCCAAACAGATGATGCGGCGAAAGCTGCGGGAAGCAAGACTGACGATGCTGCTAAGGCGGCAGACAAGGCGGATGATGCTGCAAAAAATGCGGGCGAGAAGGCAGATGACGCCTCAAAGACGTCGGGCGAGAAGGCCGAGAAGCCAGCAAAACCTGAGGGTCCAAAGAATCCGGATTATGAAGCTGCAGAGAAGAAGTGGAACAAGCAGATGGATGAGGCCAGGGACGAGGCTAAAAAAGAGATAGACAAGTATAAGGAAGCTGCAAAGGGCAAGGATTCGGCTGAGTCGGCACGGGATGCGCTCTACAGGAAGGGCCAGAAGATTGGCGAGCAGAAGGTGGACAACCTAAGGCGCGCACAGGAGAGGATAAATAGCAACCCGGGATCAAGGGAGGCTCAGGACGCCTACGATCAGGCGCTGCGCTCAGTCCAGCAGGACAAGTACGCCATGACTAAGCTCAACAGCCTGGATGGCCCGGGAGCCAATGAGCTGCGCGGCAATTTCAACATGCGAAACGAGCAGTTCACACAGGCGACGCTCAGGAACACCAAGGAGCGACTTGCGCTTGAGCATGGCGTAGATCCAAGTGAAATCAAGTTCGTGGAGGCGACCAATTCCGGAGCGGGAGCAAGAACTGCCGACGCATCTGTTACAGCCAGGAAGGTGGATGTCAGCCAGCACACTGCCGCTGATTTCAAAGGGGCGTCTACGGCTGACGACGTAATACCGCAGTCGGCGCGGATCAAAGGCGCTCCTATGGACAAGGATGTCACTGCAAGAATTTTCGACAAGAAGACAAACCAGTGGATAGACCTGCCTAAGGAGGATGTTGAAAGGATATACAGGCAGGAGCTCTACAAGTCCCACCACAAGGGTGAGCTGCCGAAGTTAGACGGCAAGGACATAGTGGACGATGAGGCGATATCGGAATTTGCAGAGAATATGGACCACACTGTCACAGACCGTACCGGCAAGGACGCCTACGGCAGGGGAGACAAGGATCTTGTGAACATTCTCGACAAGGGCAACAAAGGTGTAAAGGAATTTGAAGACATCACATCTGTTACGGGAACCATGGAATACAAGTCCAACGAGTGGTTCGAGCGTGCAGACAAGCTCAGGGAAAAGGCGGCTGAGGCTGGAGGAGACGCGGGCGAGGAGTTTCTTGTGAAGGCCGAGGCGCTTCAGGGCGAAGGCGTGCGCCAGCTCGTAAAGCAGTTTGATGCCCAGATCGCAGGCCAGGTCAAGGCGGTGGCTGCTACCGGCAGGAACATTCATGTGTCAGACAAGCTGCTCAAGTCCATAAGGGTGCTTGACCAGGTGGGCAAGGAGGGCGGCATAACAATGGCACAGGCTGAGGGCATACTAAAAGGCATGGGCACCTCTGTAGACGACGTTGTTCAGCAGAGCTCTTCAATAATGGAATCGATAGCAAAATTCAAGGGATAGGAGCGAAAAGCATGCTTAAACAAGAGACGGTAATACTATCAAAGGAGGCTGCGCTGGCAGCAGCACAGCAGCTTGGAATAGAGCCCAACCGATTGTCGAAGCTTTTGGATATTTCTGAAGCATCAGGCAAGAATTCCAAAGGTGGCCAGGGTCTAGGGGACGGACAAAAAGAACAGGTCAGGTGGCTTGCGCAGCCTTACAGCATATCGTTTTTAAGCGCTGCGCTGCAGGATGAGAACTTATTTTTCACTACGATACTCGCGGGAGAGGAAGACTATGCCTTTTACGGTGACGAGGGGGATAATATCCGCCTCAAGCCGGCTACGGCAAATGAAGTTTCACTGTTAGCGCGCGACCTGATAGGAGCAGCAGGTGTTCAAAAGACAAACACCGCACTTTCGCTTAGCAAAGATGGCCTGGTGTCGCTCACATGCCTGCTGGATGTTCTCAAAAGGAGGGAGCTTGAGAATCTGATTCTACATGTTGTGGGATCAGAGCCAATTGAAATGAGCGATTTGGAAGACGAGCTCGCTATTGCTCGTGAAAACCGGGACATTCGCTGGCTGACGCCGTTTTTTCTGGATGTATTCGACATGAAAAGCCCCTTTGATTTAAAAAGGGGGCTCTCGGAACTGTCGAATATGGGAATTGTAAAGCTTCAGAAAAATGCTGTTGAAGTGCAGGAGGAAATGTCAGGCTGGCTGGGCATGCTAAGCGGCAGAAAAAGCCTGCTGGGTATAAGCAGCATATTCTACCACAATGCTGCGCTGCAGCTTCTGAGCGCGGCATTCCTAAGAGTGGGAGACTATCTTTACTGCATCGAAGGCGGAGAAAAGACTACATGGGTCAGTATAGACGAGAAGCAGCTTAAGGAAACTGTAATGACTCTAATAGCCCCTGGAGAGAATCCTGGAGGCCTCAATGCAAAAGAAGAGCAAGTCATGTCTGCAGAGCCGGCTGTTGCTGTCGAGGCTACGGAGCCAGCCGCCAAGCCATCGCCGAAGTTCTGCAAATATTGCGGAACTCCGCTGGCGCCTGGGGGCAAGTTCTGCCGCAGCTGCGGCAAGCCCGTGGGAAAATAATAAAAAAGCGACAAGGATTCAGTTGCCCTATAAGCAATTGAACCCTTGTCGCAAAATGTGTTGACTGGCCGTTTATTTTAGAAGAGGGCACTTGCAGCGATAGCAGGTGTCTTCTTTTATGTCGCAAAGAGTGGCGCAGGCGGCGCAGAATATTATATCATCGCCTGTCTTGTCGTATTTTTCGTAGCTGTTTAGGCCGCCGTGGTGCCTGAGCCTGTCGCCGACATTGAAATAGTTATAGAGCGTGTCATCGTCATCTACGCTTATTACATACTTTTTGCCGCTGTCGCTTCTTACGAAAACCGTGAATTCAGTATAGCGTTTGATGTAAGAGCTGCTGCCTGATTTGACTTCCTTTGCCTTGTTCTTTACTGTCTTATCGATGACCTTACCATCCCAAGTTTTGCTGCGCTTTCTCCCCATAATCTGAAACAGGGCGATCGTTACGAACATGCCGCCTATTCCGAACCCTATGTACAGGGATTCGGGATTTGACATTCCGTCAATGCCTTTTTCCCCTGCTATGTAGAATCCTACGACTGCAATAAGGGCAATCCCCAGGGAGAAATACAGCGACCATCTGTTGGAGTTTTTGAGGTATTTTTTAAATGCCGGGTCGCTTATCCTGGGGGAAAAGCCCACAAGATTATTGCTGGCTTTCTTGGGTTTGCTGGAAGCTATTGCTGCAGACTCGGCATGCGATTGTCTTTCTTCTCCGGTTTCTATTCCGACAACCTTTTCGCCGCAGCTGCTGCAGAAAACCGAATCCGGCTCGAGCTTGGAGCCGCAATTTGTACAGAACATCTGAAGAGACCTCCTTTCGAAAGTAGCCTGTTGCATGATACACAAAACACCCCTGAAAAATCAGAGGTGCTGTATGAATTAAGCTGGAAAACACGAGTGTTTAGTAGGGATATATATTATACGTTGAATCTGAACAGCATTACGTCTCCGTCATGCACTACGTATTCCTTGCCCTCGACTCTCACAAGTCCTTTTTCCTTGGCTGCCGCCATGCTGCCTGATGTTGCAAGGTCTTCGAACGCTACGACCTCGGCTCTTATAAATCCTTTTTCAAAATCTGTGTGTATCCTTCCGGCTGCCTGAGGAGCCTTGCTGCCATTTACTATTGTCCAGGCTCTGGTCTCCTTTGGTCCTGCAGTAAGGAAGCTTATGAGGCCAAGCAGCTTGTAGCCTGCTCTTATTAGCTTGTCCAGGCCTGATTCCGAAAGTCCAAGGTCCTCAAGGAACGCTGCCTTTTCTTCGTCCTCAAGCTCTGCGATTTCTGCCTCTATCTGTGCGCACACTACTACAACCTCAGCGCCTTCCTGTGCCGCGTGTTCTCTTACGGCTGCCACATTTTCGTTTGTAGCTCCGTCATTGGCAAGATCGTCTTCGGCTACGTTTGCAGCGTATATTACGGGCTTGTATGTCAGCAGGTTTAGGTCTTTTACAAACTCCGCCTCGTCGTCTGTGAGCTCAAGGCTTCTTGCCATTTTGTTGTCTTCGAGCGCATTTTGTATCCTCTCTAGAAGCGCCAGCTCATTCTGAAGCGACTTGTCAGATTTGGCAGCCTTTTGAGTCTTTTGAATTCTGCGCTCGAGCATCTCTATGTCTGAGAATATAAGCTCAAGATTTATTGTCTCGATGTCTCTAAGAGGTCCTATAGAGCCTTCTACGTGAACTACGTTGGGATCCTCGAAGCATCTTACAACGTGAACTATTGCCTCTACCTCTCTTATGTGCGAGAGGAACTTGTTGCCAAGGCCTTCGCCCTTGCTCGCGCCTTTTACAAGGCCCGCTATGTCGCAGAACTCTATTGCTGTTGGAAGTATTCTTTCAGAGCCATATATGCCTGCAAGTACTGCAAGTCTCTTGTCCGGAACAGACACCACGCCTATGTTGGGGTCTATTGTGCAGAACGGATAGTTTGCTGATTCCGCGCCTGCCTGTGTTATCGCGTTAAACAGGGTGCTTTTTCCCACGTTGGGAAGTCCTACTATTCCAAGTTTCATTAAAAAATCTCCTCGCTTTTTATTGAAAAGCCTATAAGCTTTCATTATATTGTTTTCGTTTTGGTTTAGAACATGCAGAAATATTATATATCATGGAAGGGATTTGTTCAAGAAATTAAGCCGCCCAGAGTTAAAATCTTCCCTGGCGTGCTATATGCAGAGCATTTGCGGAAAGTATTTGGGAATATGGAAGTAAAAAATGGTATAATTAAACTACCTGTATTTTGGAAACTGCATTTTCAAATAGATACTAGATTGCGAAGGAGGCTGAACAGTGCAAAACTATGAAAAGATAGAGATACAAAAGGGTGTAAACCTGATAATAGTCAAGACAGACAAGTTCAAGACGAATCTTGTCAGCGTGTACATAAAAAGACCGCTCAACAGGGAAGAGGCGACAAAGAACGCGCTTTTGCCTTATGTGCTAAAGTGCGGGAGCAGGAAGTACAACAGCCAGGTCGAGATTTCAAAAAAACTCGACGAGCTCTACGGATCGAACCTTGTAGCCGGAGTGGGCAAGAAGGGCGAAAAGCACATACTCAGCTTTAAGCTGGTAATGACAAACGACAAGTACATAGACGAGGCTATATTCGAAGAAGGCCTGACGTTCATGAAGGACATGATATTCGACCCGCTGCTTGAGGAGAGCGCCTTCAGCAAGGGCTATTTCGATGTTGAGGCGCAGAACCTGCGCGATGCAATAAGGGGCAGGATAAACGACAAGGCCTACTACGCAGTCGAGCGCTGCATCGAGGAGATGTGCAAAGGAGAAAACTACAGCATACACGAGGATGGCTACGAAGAGGATATAGACCTTATAACGCCGCAGAATCTCTACAGCCACTATAAGGAAGTTGTGGCGACATCACCAATAGACATACTCGTCGTTGGGGACATCGACAGCAAGAGGGCGGAGGCCGCGGCAAGGAGCTTCTTTGAGGGAGTCCTTGAAAAAAGCAGGGAGCTAATCGCCATACCGGACGAGCAGATTTACGCCGCTCCGGCCGAAGTCAGGAATATAACTGAGAGCATGGACATAACACAGGGTAAGCTCTGCATGGGCTTCAGGACTAACATACACTTTAGTGACCCAGAATACTATCCGCTTGCAGTATATGCGAGCGTGCTGGGTGGAGGGCCCCACTCGAAGATGTTCCTTAACATCAGGGAGAAGGAGAGCCTGTGCTACTACATATATGCCTCGGTGGAAAAGTACAAGGGGCTTATGATGATATCCTCGGGCATAGAGTTCGAGAACTACGAAAAGGCTATGGAGCTTATACAAAAGGAGCTCGCCGACATGAAATCCGGCAGCATAACGCAGCTTGAGATGGACAACAGCAAGAGCGCCATGACAAATTCAATAAGGTCTATGGCCGACAGCATAAACGGCCTGTCGGAGTTCTACTACGGGCAGCTGGTCAGCGGCGTATTCGAGACTCCGCAGGAGATGATCGAAAAGATTTCACGCGTGAGCGTGGAGGATGTCGTTAGGGCTTCCGAAAAGATCAAAATGGACACTATATATTTCCTGAAAAATTAGGGGGGCGGTAACTTGAACAGGATTGAAAACAAGGTTCTTAACGAGGAGCTTTTTTACGATAAACTGGATAACGGACTTGAGGTATTCTTCATGCCCAAGAAGGGCTTTGCAAAGCAGTATGCCGTATTTTCGACAAACTACGGCTCTAACGACCTGGAGTTCGTGCCTTTCGGCAAGAGCGAAAGGACAAGGGTAAACGAGGGCATAGCCCATTTCCTCGAGCACAAGATGTTCGAGCAGGAGAACGGAGGCAACGCCTTCGACAAGTTCGCGCAGCTCGGCGTCAGCGCCAATGCGTACACCAACTTCGACATGACTTCGTACCTTTTCACATCCACGGACAACTTTTACGAGGCTCTCGAGCATCTGATTCAGTATGTGCAGAGCCCTCACTTTACTGATGAGAATGTGGAGAAGGAAAAGGGCATAATAGCCCAGGAGATAAAGATGTACGACGACAATCCGGACTGGAGGGTGTATTTCAACACGCTCAAGGCGATGTACATCAACCATCCCAACAGAATAGACATAGCAGGCACGGTCGAGAGCGTCTACAGAATCACCAAGGAGGAACTCTACGACTGCTACAACACCTTCTACAGCCCGCAGAACATGGCGCTTTTCGTAGTTGGAGATCTCGAGTGGGAGAGGGTGCTTGAGACGGCAAAGAGCTCTCAAAGAAGCTACGGCAGCGAAATTCTCGGCATGGAGGTTGAGAGATTCTACCCCCAGGAGCCCGAGGCTGTGGCGGAAAAGAGCATACAGGAGTCGCTTTCTGTGTCGATGCCGATGTTCAATATAGGTTTCAAGGAGACTAGCGTTGGCGAGCGCGGAGAGGCTCTGCTGAGAAGGGAGCTGTCCACAGAGATTCTGCTGGACATGCTGTATAAAAAGGGGAGCAAATTCCATGAAGAGCTCTATCTTGGGGGGCTAATAAACGAGAGCTTCTCATGCTCTTACACGCTTACGCCCGACCATGGATATACAATGATAGGCGGCGAATCCAAGGACCCAAAGAAGGTTATGGAGAAGGTCATGGAGTACGCAGGCGAATACAGGCAGAAGGGCCTTGAGCTTGAGTATTTCGAGAGGATAAAGAAAAAGAAGATAGGCAACTTCCTCAAGTATTTCGACTCGCTCGAATTCATAGCCAACAACTTCATCTCGTACCACTTCAAGGGGATAAACCTGCTTGACTATCTGGACACGCTCAAGAGCATAGGCTTTGAAGATGTCAAAAAAAGACTTGACGAGCACATACGTGATGACAACTGCGTTCTGTCGGTTATAAACCCTAAATAAAATTGACTTAGGAAACAATGAGAATTATAATTAAGCTAGGTTTTTACCTAGCTTTTGTGCTTTCGATTAAATGTAATTATAAAACATGCTATAATTAGACGTGGCGAATTTAAGCAGCATATACGGTTTTAGATATAATACAAACAGCATACGGAGGCGGTTTTTTCAATGGTTTTTTCAATGATAGATCCAGTGGCTTTCAATATATACGGAATTGACATAAGATGGTATGGCATAATAATGGCATTCGCAATACTCACGGGCATGGTGATTGCGCTCCGCGAGGCGAAGAGGCAGGGTATAGAGGAGAACACAATGCTTGACCTTTTCCTCATAGCTGTGCCCATGGCCATAATAGGAGCAAGGGCATATTATGTAATATTCAACTGGAGCTACTACCAGGGTGATTTTTCTAAGATAGTCAACACGAGGCTGGGCGGCATGGCCATACACGGGGCTGTCATAGCTGGAATACTTGCCGGATATTACTTCTGCAGGAAAAAGAGACTGAATTTCTGGAAAATGGCGGATATAGCGGCGCCCGGCATAATACTGGGGCAGGCTATAGGCCGGTGGGGCAATTTTATAAACCAGGAGGCCTACGGCGGTCCGACTAGTCTTCCGTGGGCTATAACAGTCAACGGAGTTGGCGTGCATCCTACGTTCCTTTATGAATCGATTTGGAATATCGGCGTTTTCATATATCTTTGGAGCATCAGGAAGAAAAAGGTCTACGAGGGCGAGCTCATAGTCAAATACTGCATATTCTATTCGCTTGGAAGGCTTTGGATAGAGGGGCTAAGGACTGACAGCCTTATGCTCGGGCCGCTGAGGGCCGCGCAGGTTGTAAGCATAGTGCTCATAGTGGTCGGTTTGGCTGCGCACAAGTATTTCAAGGACTGGGAGCAGGACAAGGGCTGGGCTAAAAAGATTAAAAGCACAGCATCTCGCTATGACGCTGTTGTCGCAAAAAAAATAAAAAGGGACCAAATAATCATAGAAAAGCGCATGGTTTTGGGCTTAAATAAATTAAGGGAGCGAACAATTTTGGACTTCAAACACGTATCGGTACTATTCGACGAATCTATAGACAATCTGGACATAAAGCCTGACGGAGTGTACGTGGACGGAACGCTGGGCGGCGCCGGCCATTCACTTGAAATTGTAAAGAGACTCTCTCCGGACGGTCTGCTAATAGGCTTTGACCAGGACAAGAACGCAATAGAGGTTGCAAAAGAAAGGCTTGCGCCCTACATGGACAGAGTAAGGATTGTCCACAGCAATTTCGAAAACATAAAGCAAGAGCTCGAAAATCTGGGCATAGAAGAAATCGACGGGCTGCTTCTCGACCTGGGCGTATCTTCGCACCAGCTCGACGAGGCACAGCGGGGATTTTCATACATGCAGGACGCCCCGCTTGACATGAGAATGGATAGCAGGAACCCGCTGAGCGCCTACGAGGTGGTAAACACTTATCCCAAGGAGGAACTTGAAAGGGTGATTTGGGAGTACGGCGAGGAGAGATGGGCCGCCAGGATTGCTGAGTTCATAGTGGAGCGAAGGAATGAGCACAGGATAAATACGACTCTGGAGCTTGTGGACGTCATTAAGGCTGCGATACCGCAAAAGGCCAGGCAGGACGGGCCACACCCGGCGAAAAGGACTTTCCAGGCAATCAGAATAGAGGTCAACAGGGAACTCGATGTAATAAGAAGGACAATTGAAGACGCGACTTCGGTGATGAGAAAGGGCGGCAGAATATGCATAATAACTTTCCACTCGCTTGAAGACAGGATAGTAAAGGACACCTTCAAGGAGCTCGCCAAAAGTTGCGTGTGCCCTGTGGAATTCCCGGTTTGCATATGCGGCAAGAGGCAGGAGCTCAAGATAATCACTAAAAAGCCTATAATACCAAGCGAAGAGGAGATTGAAGGCAATCCAAGATCAAGGAGCGCAAAGCTCAGGGTTGCGCAGAGGGTATAGGCGCTAAGGAGTGGCGCATTTGAGAGCAGACAAAAGGAGAATAAACAGCGGCAAGAAAGTTGCCGATCTGGAAAAATACAGGCAGAGGAAAAAGCGCAGTTCCAGGGATGAAAATGCCAATGTGGACGGCGCCAGACTCGCAAGGAACAGGAGCAAGAAAAATGCAGCCCTTTTGAGGAACGGCGCGGTGGCGTTCATAGCCGTGGCGGTTTTCGTCATAATGGCAAGGTATTCTGTAATATCAAGGCTCAATTACGAATCACACTCTCTGAGCAAGCAGCTTGACGAGAAGGTGAATGAAAAAAAGGAGCTCTACTACGAGATAGAGATGAAGACAAACAGCGCGACTATAGAGAAGGAAGCGCGTGAGAAGCTGGGCATGGAATATCCTGCCGACGGACAGATTGTGTATATTGACGTGGAATAGAGCTTTGGGGGGAATA
Coding sequences within it:
- the ychF gene encoding redox-regulated ATPase YchF; protein product: MKLGIVGLPNVGKSTLFNAITQAGAESANYPFCTIDPNIGVVSVPDKRLAVLAGIYGSERILPTAIEFCDIAGLVKGASKGEGLGNKFLSHIREVEAIVHVVRCFEDPNVVHVEGSIGPLRDIETINLELIFSDIEMLERRIQKTQKAAKSDKSLQNELALLERIQNALEDNKMARSLELTDDEAEFVKDLNLLTYKPVIYAANVAEDDLANDGATNENVAAVREHAAQEGAEVVVVCAQIEAEIAELEDEEKAAFLEDLGLSESGLDKLIRAGYKLLGLISFLTAGPKETRAWTIVNGSKAPQAAGRIHTDFEKGFIRAEVVAFEDLATSGSMAAAKEKGLVRVEGKEYVVHDGDVMLFRFNV
- the yfmF gene encoding EF-P 5-aminopentanol modification-associated protein YfmF; this translates as MQNYEKIEIQKGVNLIIVKTDKFKTNLVSVYIKRPLNREEATKNALLPYVLKCGSRKYNSQVEISKKLDELYGSNLVAGVGKKGEKHILSFKLVMTNDKYIDEAIFEEGLTFMKDMIFDPLLEESAFSKGYFDVEAQNLRDAIRGRINDKAYYAVERCIEEMCKGENYSIHEDGYEEDIDLITPQNLYSHYKEVVATSPIDILVVGDIDSKRAEAAARSFFEGVLEKSRELIAIPDEQIYAAPAEVRNITESMDITQGKLCMGFRTNIHFSDPEYYPLAVYASVLGGGPHSKMFLNIREKESLCYYIYASVEKYKGLMMISSGIEFENYEKAMELIQKELADMKSGSITQLEMDNSKSAMTNSIRSMADSINGLSEFYYGQLVSGVFETPQEMIEKISRVSVEDVVRASEKIKMDTIYFLKN
- the yfmH gene encoding EF-P 5-aminopentanol modification-associated protein YfmH, yielding MNRIENKVLNEELFYDKLDNGLEVFFMPKKGFAKQYAVFSTNYGSNDLEFVPFGKSERTRVNEGIAHFLEHKMFEQENGGNAFDKFAQLGVSANAYTNFDMTSYLFTSTDNFYEALEHLIQYVQSPHFTDENVEKEKGIIAQEIKMYDDNPDWRVYFNTLKAMYINHPNRIDIAGTVESVYRITKEELYDCYNTFYSPQNMALFVVGDLEWERVLETAKSSQRSYGSEILGMEVERFYPQEPEAVAEKSIQESLSVSMPMFNIGFKETSVGERGEALLRRELSTEILLDMLYKKGSKFHEELYLGGLINESFSCSYTLTPDHGYTMIGGESKDPKKVMEKVMEYAGEYRQKGLELEYFERIKKKKIGNFLKYFDSLEFIANNFISYHFKGINLLDYLDTLKSIGFEDVKKRLDEHIRDDNCVLSVINPK
- the rsmH gene encoding 16S rRNA (cytosine(1402)-N(4))-methyltransferase RsmH yields the protein MDFKHVSVLFDESIDNLDIKPDGVYVDGTLGGAGHSLEIVKRLSPDGLLIGFDQDKNAIEVAKERLAPYMDRVRIVHSNFENIKQELENLGIEEIDGLLLDLGVSSHQLDEAQRGFSYMQDAPLDMRMDSRNPLSAYEVVNTYPKEELERVIWEYGEERWAARIAEFIVERRNEHRINTTLELVDVIKAAIPQKARQDGPHPAKRTFQAIRIEVNRELDVIRRTIEDATSVMRKGGRICIITFHSLEDRIVKDTFKELAKSCVCPVEFPVCICGKRQELKIITKKPIIPSEEEIEGNPRSRSAKLRVAQRV
- a CDS encoding septum formation initiator family protein, producing the protein MRADKRRINSGKKVADLEKYRQRKKRSSRDENANVDGARLARNRSKKNAALLRNGAVAFIAVAVFVIMARYSVISRLNYESHSLSKQLDEKVNEKKELYYEIEMKTNSATIEKEAREKLGMEYPADGQIVYIDVE